One genomic window of Pseudoxanthomonas sp. includes the following:
- a CDS encoding MFS transporter, which produces MPAAVALLGGAIFAVTTAEFSVSGLLDTLSRDLDASVAQIGYLVSIYAAGMALGGPLMVLALRRFRQTTALTIVLMLVAAAQLAAAFTPGYNLLAVSRFVQGFAGAAAFGLALSIGARLGGPGREGQAAALIMGGLMIGTVLGLPLATWLGSLVGWRWVFAGLAGVAALAAGLVAALVHAPEADAGAPRPTRALADAGLWQVFATSFLLIGATFAAFTYFVPLLGQRAGISARWIPACLVLYGAATVAGNFACGRWVDRHGAWRVQGIGLAVLSAALLLFAVAGAHPAVALLSLVLIGLTGVALNPAMVARVLAIDASPLVGAVHTAVISLGLLTGAALGGFLIERTDQLGAALWVAAAMSVLGCLSLLRAPDRLSALHASRSARA; this is translated from the coding sequence ATGCCGGCTGCGGTCGCCCTGCTGGGCGGCGCGATCTTCGCGGTGACCACCGCGGAATTCTCGGTGTCCGGCCTGCTGGACACGCTGTCGCGCGACCTGGATGCCTCGGTCGCGCAGATCGGCTACCTGGTCTCGATCTACGCCGCGGGCATGGCGCTTGGCGGTCCGCTGATGGTCCTGGCCCTGCGCCGGTTCCGGCAGACCACCGCCTTGACCATCGTCCTGATGTTGGTCGCCGCGGCGCAGTTGGCTGCGGCGTTTACGCCCGGCTACAACCTGCTGGCGGTGTCCCGGTTCGTGCAGGGATTTGCCGGTGCGGCAGCCTTCGGCCTGGCGCTGTCCATTGGCGCACGCCTTGGCGGCCCGGGCCGGGAAGGGCAGGCGGCGGCCCTGATCATGGGTGGGCTGATGATCGGTACCGTGCTGGGTCTGCCGCTGGCGACCTGGCTGGGCAGCCTGGTGGGTTGGCGCTGGGTCTTTGCCGGACTGGCAGGCGTGGCGGCGTTGGCCGCTGGGCTGGTCGCCGCGCTGGTCCATGCGCCGGAGGCCGACGCTGGCGCGCCTCGCCCGACGCGGGCGTTGGCCGATGCGGGCCTGTGGCAGGTGTTTGCCACCAGCTTCCTGCTGATCGGCGCGACCTTCGCGGCGTTCACCTATTTCGTGCCGTTGCTCGGCCAGCGTGCCGGCATCTCCGCGCGCTGGATTCCCGCCTGTCTGGTGTTGTATGGCGCGGCGACGGTGGCGGGCAACTTCGCCTGCGGGCGCTGGGTGGACCGGCACGGCGCATGGCGCGTGCAAGGCATCGGCCTTGCGGTCCTTAGTGCGGCATTGCTGTTGTTTGCCGTTGCCGGTGCGCACCCGGCTGTGGCCCTGCTGTCACTGGTGCTGATTGGCCTGACCGGCGTGGCGCTGAATCCAGCGATGGTGGCGCGGGTGTTGGCCATCGATGCCTCGCCGCTGGTCGGCGCCGTGCATACCGCGGTGATTTCGCTCGGGTTGCTGACGGGTGCAGCGCTGGGTGGCTTCCTGATCGAACGCACCGACCAGCTCGGCGCCGCGCTGTGGGTGGCGGCGGCGATGTCGGTGCTGGGTTGCCTGTCGCTGCTGCGCGCGCCTGATCGCCTCTCGGCACTGCATGCATCGCGTTCGGCGCGTGCGTGA
- a CDS encoding nitroreductase, producing MPTPELLQALDQRRSVPSKQLRAPGPDDDTLLHMLQSASRVPDHGKLVPFRFIRIQGDARQAMGDLLANRTLQKDPVAPASVVDKDRGRFSDAPLIITVVANLKPGHKVPLQEQWLTAGSVCFALLQAAQAYGFGAQWLTGWAATDPVINAALDLGPDERIAGFIHIGTAVMEAPERERPDAAALLTDWHGQP from the coding sequence ATGCCAACCCCAGAACTGCTGCAAGCGCTCGACCAACGGCGTTCGGTTCCCTCCAAGCAGCTGCGCGCCCCCGGACCTGACGACGACACGCTGCTGCACATGCTGCAGAGCGCCAGCCGCGTGCCGGACCACGGCAAGCTGGTGCCCTTCCGCTTCATCCGGATCCAAGGCGATGCACGCCAGGCCATGGGTGACCTGCTGGCCAACCGGACCCTGCAGAAGGATCCTGTTGCGCCAGCTTCAGTCGTGGACAAGGACCGCGGTCGTTTTTCGGACGCGCCGCTGATCATCACCGTGGTCGCCAACCTGAAGCCAGGTCACAAAGTGCCGCTGCAGGAGCAATGGCTGACCGCCGGCAGCGTGTGCTTTGCCCTGCTCCAGGCCGCGCAGGCCTATGGCTTCGGCGCGCAATGGCTGACCGGCTGGGCCGCGACCGATCCGGTCATCAACGCTGCACTGGACCTGGGCCCGGATGAACGCATTGCAGGTTTCATCCACATCGGCACTGCCGTGATGGAAGCGCCGGAACGCGAACGTCCCGATGCCGCGGCGTTGCTGACGGATTGGCACGGCCAGCCGTGA
- a CDS encoding 5'-3' exonuclease H3TH domain-containing protein → MPDQFHDAEGWPTNAVHGFARFLLDLSERERPQHIVVAFDEALDSCFRHALYPAYKGNREPAPPELRRQFAHCKALCAALGFNVLAHTEYEADDLIGSALHAARPLGYRGVIISADKDLSQLLFEHDEQWDFARGLRWGMTGVKARHGVEAHQIADYLALCGDAVDNIPGVSGIGAKTAAILLAHFGSLDALLARSDEVAFLRMRGAAQAATRLREQREQALLWRQLSTIALDAPLDGNTPDFTRAPADGDMLDALSDAVRFGPTLRRRLRTAAGLEQPWTPPQDDDAPHFPSYEPG, encoded by the coding sequence ATGCCCGACCAGTTCCACGACGCCGAAGGCTGGCCGACCAATGCAGTCCACGGCTTCGCGCGGTTCCTGCTGGACCTGAGCGAACGCGAACGCCCGCAGCACATCGTGGTGGCCTTCGACGAAGCGCTGGACAGCTGCTTCCGACATGCGTTGTACCCGGCCTACAAGGGCAACCGCGAACCGGCACCGCCGGAGCTGCGGCGCCAGTTCGCTCACTGCAAGGCGCTGTGCGCGGCGCTGGGCTTCAACGTCCTGGCCCACACCGAATACGAAGCCGATGACCTGATCGGCAGCGCGCTGCATGCGGCGCGGCCGCTGGGCTATCGCGGGGTCATCATCTCGGCCGACAAGGACCTGTCGCAGCTGCTGTTCGAGCACGACGAGCAGTGGGATTTCGCCCGCGGCCTGCGCTGGGGCATGACCGGGGTCAAGGCGCGGCATGGTGTGGAAGCGCACCAGATCGCCGATTACCTGGCGCTGTGCGGCGATGCGGTCGACAACATTCCCGGCGTCAGCGGCATCGGTGCCAAGACCGCGGCGATCCTGCTGGCGCATTTCGGCAGCCTGGATGCCTTGCTGGCGCGCAGTGACGAAGTGGCGTTCCTGCGCATGCGCGGCGCGGCCCAGGCAGCCACGCGCCTGCGCGAACAACGCGAGCAGGCCTTGCTGTGGCGCCAGCTCAGCACGATTGCGCTGGATGCGCCGCTGGATGGCAACACGCCCGATTTCACCCGCGCGCCGGCCGATGGCGACATGCTCGACGCACTGTCCGATGCGGTGCGTTTCGGCCCGACCCTGCGCCGGCGCCTGCGCACCGCCGCCGGGCTGGAACAGCCATGGACGCCCCCGCAGGACGACGATGCCCCCCATTTCCCCTCCTACGAGCCCGGCTGA
- a CDS encoding NUDIX hydrolase — MNSKTEPAELMYDGKYLRMIRRGTWEYAERAHAGGLAAIIIAVTPEDNIVFVEQFRVPLQANTIEMPAGLVGDIHADESIELSAIRELEEETGWTAEHAEVLLIGPVSSGSTNERIAFVRATGLTKVGEGGGDGDENITVHEVPRTRAAAWLVQKLGEGYQLDAKLWAGLWMIEHHLDGAPRV, encoded by the coding sequence ATGAACTCCAAGACCGAACCCGCTGAACTCATGTACGACGGCAAGTACCTGCGCATGATCCGGCGCGGCACCTGGGAATACGCCGAACGCGCCCATGCCGGCGGGCTGGCCGCGATCATCATCGCGGTCACCCCGGAGGACAACATCGTCTTCGTCGAGCAGTTCCGCGTGCCGCTGCAGGCCAACACCATCGAGATGCCGGCCGGGCTGGTCGGCGACATCCACGCCGATGAATCGATCGAGCTGTCGGCGATCCGCGAACTGGAGGAAGAAACCGGCTGGACCGCCGAACACGCCGAAGTGCTGCTGATCGGACCGGTGTCGTCGGGTTCGACCAACGAGCGCATCGCGTTCGTGCGCGCGACCGGCCTGACCAAGGTTGGCGAAGGTGGCGGCGATGGCGACGAGAACATCACCGTGCACGAAGTCCCGCGCACCCGGGCCGCGGCCTGGCTGGTGCAGAAACTCGGCGAGGGCTACCAGCTCGACGCCAAGCTGTGGGCCGGCCTGTGGATGATCGAACACCATCTGGATGGCGCGCCGCGTGTCTGA
- a CDS encoding transglutaminase family protein, whose translation MLIHLGYEIAFRLPQPTPMLATLNIHDSRRTDIVIGQELRALPGVPMRQYHDSFGNTCTRLHAPAGLFTLYGDAVVQDSGVQDLTMPQLREVPMDALPDETLIFLLGSRYCETDKLVGMAWDLFGNAPTGWNRVQAICDYVHAQIEFGYHHANATKGAMQALQEGRGVCRDFAHSAIALCRCMNIPARYCTGYLGDIGVAPVAAPMDFSAWFEAYLDGQWYTFDARHNTPRIGRVLIARGRDAADAAISNSFGASTLEKFEVWTEQTDDPTLSPRLPVSATPPTYTPT comes from the coding sequence ATGCTGATCCATCTGGGTTACGAGATCGCCTTCCGGTTGCCGCAGCCCACGCCGATGCTGGCCACGCTGAACATCCACGATTCGCGCCGCACCGACATCGTCATCGGCCAGGAACTGCGCGCACTGCCTGGCGTGCCGATGCGCCAGTACCACGACAGTTTCGGCAACACCTGCACGCGCCTGCACGCACCGGCCGGCCTGTTCACCCTTTACGGCGATGCAGTCGTGCAGGACAGCGGCGTGCAGGACCTGACCATGCCGCAGCTGCGCGAAGTGCCAATGGACGCGCTGCCCGACGAGACGCTGATCTTCCTGCTGGGTAGCCGTTACTGCGAAACCGACAAACTGGTCGGCATGGCCTGGGACCTGTTCGGCAACGCGCCGACCGGCTGGAACCGGGTGCAGGCGATCTGCGATTACGTGCACGCGCAGATCGAGTTCGGCTACCACCACGCCAATGCCACCAAGGGCGCGATGCAGGCGCTGCAGGAAGGCCGCGGCGTGTGCCGCGACTTCGCCCATTCGGCCATCGCGCTGTGCCGCTGCATGAACATCCCCGCCCGCTACTGCACAGGCTACCTGGGCGATATCGGGGTCGCGCCGGTGGCCGCACCGATGGATTTCTCGGCGTGGTTCGAGGCTTACCTGGACGGCCAGTGGTACACCTTCGATGCACGCCACAACACTCCGCGCATCGGCCGGGTGCTGATCGCCCGCGGCCGCGATGCCGCCGATGCGGCGATCAGCAACAGCTTCGGCGCCAGCACACTGGAGAAGTTCGAGGTGTGGACCGAGCAGACCGACGACCCGACGCTGTCACCGCGACTGCCGGTCAGCGCCACGCCGCCGACCTATACGCCCACCTGA
- a CDS encoding N-formylglutamate amidohydrolase, translating to MARRVSEAITLLGPSDPPPFTLLGEDAPSPFFLIADHAGQIVPAALAQLGLPQGELDRHIGWDIGIAGVTRKLAALLDATAVLQTYSRLVIDCNRPLVAPGSIPAVSDGTDIAANVAASQTQRAQRVAEIFTPYHDAIRTQLDARVAREQPTILLAMHSFTPVYAGIVRPWHAGVLYQRDNRLAMALKPLLEADGLVVGDNEPYAVSDQTDYAIPVHGEARGLVHLELEIRQDLIASESGQQAWAQRLANLLTSLEAGFTQHEVSQVLYR from the coding sequence ATGGCGCGCCGCGTGTCTGAGGCGATCACGCTGCTGGGGCCCAGCGATCCACCCCCATTCACCCTGCTCGGCGAAGACGCGCCGTCACCATTCTTCTTGATCGCCGATCACGCCGGCCAGATCGTGCCCGCCGCGCTGGCGCAGCTGGGCCTGCCGCAGGGGGAACTGGACCGCCATATCGGCTGGGACATCGGCATCGCCGGCGTCACCCGCAAGCTGGCCGCGCTGCTGGACGCCACCGCCGTGCTGCAGACCTATTCGCGGCTGGTGATCGACTGCAACCGCCCGCTGGTAGCGCCCGGCTCGATCCCCGCGGTCAGCGACGGCACCGACATCGCCGCGAACGTGGCCGCCAGCCAAACCCAGCGCGCGCAGCGGGTCGCGGAAATCTTCACCCCCTACCACGACGCGATCCGCACCCAGCTCGATGCCCGCGTCGCGCGCGAGCAGCCGACGATCCTGCTGGCGATGCACAGCTTCACCCCGGTCTATGCCGGCATCGTGCGGCCCTGGCATGCCGGCGTGCTGTACCAGCGCGACAACCGCCTGGCGATGGCGCTCAAGCCGCTGCTGGAAGCCGATGGACTGGTGGTTGGCGACAACGAACCGTATGCGGTCAGCGACCAGACCGATTACGCGATTCCGGTGCATGGCGAAGCGCGCGGACTGGTGCACCTGGAGCTGGAAATCCGCCAGGACCTGATCGCCAGCGAGTCCGGCCAGCAGGCCTGGGCACAGCGCCTGGCGAACCTGCTGACCTCACTGGAAGCAGGCTTCACGCAGCACGAAGTTTCGCAGGTGCTATACCGGTAG
- a CDS encoding LysR family transcriptional regulator, with product MDLNAVRLLLKVAEERSFTRASAVLEISQPGLSRAIARLETQLGVRLLHRSTRQVALTAEGRAFVETCAPLLAGLEEAERQLADHNIAPSGTLKLSAPSAFGRVVLLPLLAGLLQRHPQLSIETALTDRVVDLVEEGYDAALRTGPIDDLRMIALPLRPLRWIAIAAPSYLQRRGAPRHPDELASHDCLAVRSAGSGRLSPWQFMNAHGQYPVQVEARLVFDSGDPLLEAAELGAGIAQVMEFFAAPSLAAGRVQRVLTEHEGSERPLSLVYPPSRQRSARLRALIEALRANGWCQ from the coding sequence ATGGATCTCAACGCCGTGCGCTTGCTGCTCAAGGTGGCCGAGGAACGCAGCTTCACCCGGGCCTCGGCAGTGCTGGAGATCAGCCAGCCCGGCCTGTCGCGCGCCATTGCCCGCCTGGAAACGCAACTGGGCGTGCGACTGCTCCATCGCAGTACCCGCCAGGTGGCACTGACCGCCGAGGGCCGCGCCTTCGTTGAAACCTGCGCGCCGCTGCTGGCCGGGCTTGAGGAAGCCGAACGGCAACTCGCCGACCACAACATCGCCCCGTCCGGCACGCTCAAGCTTTCGGCGCCGTCCGCGTTTGGCCGCGTGGTCCTGCTGCCCCTGCTGGCCGGGCTGTTGCAGCGGCATCCGCAGCTCTCGATCGAGACCGCACTGACCGACCGCGTGGTCGATCTGGTCGAGGAGGGCTACGACGCCGCGCTCCGGACCGGCCCGATCGACGATCTGCGCATGATCGCCCTGCCGCTCAGGCCGCTGCGCTGGATCGCCATCGCGGCGCCCAGCTACCTGCAGCGTCGTGGCGCGCCCCGGCATCCCGATGAACTCGCATCGCATGACTGCCTGGCGGTGCGCAGCGCGGGCAGTGGTCGGCTGTCGCCATGGCAGTTCATGAATGCCCACGGCCAGTATCCGGTCCAGGTCGAGGCGCGGCTGGTGTTCGACAGCGGCGATCCCCTGCTCGAAGCCGCCGAGCTGGGCGCGGGCATCGCCCAGGTGATGGAATTCTTCGCCGCGCCTTCGCTGGCCGCTGGCCGGGTGCAGCGCGTGCTGACCGAACACGAAGGCAGCGAGCGACCGCTATCACTGGTTTACCCGCCGTCGCGACAGCGCTCGGCGCGGCTGCGGGCCTTGATCGAAGCACTGCGCGCCAATGGCTGGTGCCAGTGA
- a CDS encoding DUF1631 family protein: MASVFIQEVKRDRNAALLEHLRLLALVPVGEIFQAVVDLLPARLGEQAGRASDAQIELIEARHEVRRRREYSLSRFRAHLVNAWQLLELGRPLSVEYKLAETGLDQEGGKKLSLLSHQDMEVRLAIRRMADAIAYRWRPELMRINRDVGLLAGGLKLGDDTLPFGPHHIGAGVFDAFEDMALAPAARLAIIRICEDELQERLGSLYAGLERRLVQAVRNSESALLKPRSRLRIPTASPQAGDAQGEEAPDWIARFFAEWQPPSTEAPVVAGADHARTAAEILPGELHALLQQAREADVASLDRRRHLSQRELLSVLSLMQSMSGESQAPGPRDGPLPELLKRDILVTASKLGIDPAQVRLDPVDEDIVDLVARLFEVMVGQCHLHGAERAAMLQLLVPYTKVALLSPELFLRENDPPRRLLNLLADAAEDLAGGEVAEKQLRIEFDRTVEQITTDFAEHTDVFAVLLHAFGTTFGNYRRRVEIAERRATEMHRAQERRDEARRFASGAVAARVQGRTLPPAIRDFLSRYWAPYTSMTVLRGESGAADLAEALALVDALLEALDLPRAHGQGCPWLEQLQPSLAKLLAGLGLGAAGAEAARQALGDALSDQAQHDQRVPVELPPLPHLLPTAQPEVPVPAAWEAPVPPEDVDEVTADYFRQMPMGAWLDFVSRDGGVRPGKLSWVSPISARLMFVDRRGGRMCVASPDELSALAHLDRVRPHRHEDAFYSAMQGAVDQLEH, encoded by the coding sequence ATGGCAAGTGTGTTCATCCAGGAGGTCAAGCGCGATCGCAACGCGGCGCTGCTTGAGCATTTGCGGCTGCTGGCGCTCGTGCCGGTGGGTGAGATCTTCCAGGCCGTCGTGGACCTGTTGCCGGCCCGCCTGGGTGAGCAGGCCGGTCGCGCCAGCGATGCACAGATCGAGCTGATCGAGGCCCGGCACGAAGTCCGTCGCCGCCGCGAGTACAGCCTCTCGCGTTTCCGCGCGCACCTGGTCAATGCCTGGCAGCTGCTGGAGCTGGGCCGGCCGCTATCGGTCGAATACAAGCTGGCCGAGACCGGCCTGGACCAGGAGGGCGGCAAGAAACTCAGCCTGCTCAGTCACCAGGACATGGAAGTACGCCTGGCGATCCGGCGCATGGCCGATGCCATCGCCTACCGCTGGCGTCCGGAGCTGATGCGGATCAACCGCGACGTCGGCCTGCTGGCCGGTGGCCTGAAGCTGGGCGACGACACCCTGCCGTTCGGTCCGCACCACATCGGGGCCGGCGTGTTCGATGCGTTCGAGGACATGGCCCTGGCCCCGGCTGCGCGCCTGGCCATCATCCGCATCTGCGAGGACGAACTGCAGGAACGCCTGGGATCGCTGTACGCCGGGCTGGAGCGGCGCCTGGTCCAGGCGGTGCGCAATTCGGAAAGCGCGTTGCTGAAGCCGCGTTCGCGCCTGCGCATTCCCACTGCGTCGCCCCAGGCTGGCGACGCCCAGGGCGAAGAGGCGCCTGACTGGATCGCGCGCTTCTTTGCCGAATGGCAGCCGCCCTCGACGGAGGCGCCGGTGGTTGCGGGTGCCGACCACGCCCGGACGGCCGCGGAGATCCTGCCGGGCGAGCTGCATGCGCTACTGCAGCAGGCGCGCGAAGCGGACGTGGCCAGCCTGGACCGGCGACGCCATCTGTCCCAGCGGGAACTGCTCTCGGTCCTGTCGCTGATGCAGTCGATGTCGGGTGAGTCCCAGGCGCCGGGTCCGCGTGATGGGCCGCTGCCCGAGCTGCTCAAGCGCGACATCCTGGTGACCGCCAGCAAGCTGGGCATTGACCCAGCGCAGGTGCGCCTGGATCCGGTGGACGAAGACATCGTCGACCTGGTGGCGAGGCTGTTCGAGGTGATGGTGGGGCAATGCCATCTGCACGGCGCCGAACGTGCCGCCATGCTGCAGCTGCTGGTGCCGTACACCAAGGTCGCGCTGCTCAGCCCGGAGCTGTTCCTGCGCGAGAACGATCCACCGCGCCGGCTGCTGAACCTGCTGGCTGACGCCGCCGAAGACCTGGCCGGCGGTGAGGTGGCTGAAAAACAGCTGCGGATCGAATTCGACCGCACGGTGGAGCAGATCACCACCGACTTCGCCGAGCACACCGATGTGTTCGCCGTGCTGCTGCACGCCTTCGGCACCACGTTTGGCAACTATCGGCGTCGGGTGGAGATCGCCGAGCGGCGTGCCACCGAAATGCACCGGGCCCAGGAGCGTCGCGACGAAGCGCGTCGTTTCGCCAGCGGTGCAGTTGCCGCGCGGGTACAGGGGCGCACCCTGCCACCTGCCATCCGAGATTTCCTGTCGCGCTACTGGGCGCCGTACACAAGCATGACCGTCCTGCGCGGCGAGAGCGGTGCGGCCGACCTGGCTGAAGCGCTGGCCTTGGTCGACGCCCTGCTGGAGGCCCTGGACCTACCCCGCGCGCATGGCCAGGGCTGCCCGTGGCTGGAGCAGTTGCAGCCGTCCCTGGCCAAGCTGCTGGCCGGTCTGGGGCTTGGCGCGGCCGGTGCAGAAGCCGCGCGCCAGGCGTTGGGTGATGCCCTGTCGGACCAGGCCCAGCATGATCAGCGCGTGCCGGTCGAACTCCCGCCGCTGCCCCACCTCCTGCCGACGGCCCAGCCCGAGGTGCCGGTGCCGGCCGCCTGGGAAGCGCCGGTCCCGCCGGAGGACGTGGACGAAGTCACCGCCGATTATTTCCGCCAGATGCCGATGGGGGCCTGGCTCGATTTCGTTTCCCGGGACGGCGGCGTGCGTCCTGGCAAGCTCAGCTGGGTCAGTCCGATCTCGGCCCGCCTGATGTTCGTGGACCGTCGGGGCGGGCGGATGTGCGTGGCCTCGCCGGATGAACTGTCGGCCTTGGCGCATCTGGACCGGGTGCGGCCCCACCGGCATGAGGACGCCTTCTACAGCGCGATGCAGGGCGCCGTCGACCAACTGGAACACTGA